The sequence TTTTTTCCTGCTTTGAACTTTAAAGCTTTCCTTATAAGTCCTGCGACACTCCTCTCATCAGGTGACATTCCCTTAAGTTCATCACTCTTGATCTTCACGACCCTGGGGGGGTTAGGATCGCCAAGCAATAAAAGATAGACCTCCATGGACTCTCTTATAGAATGGGACAAGAAAATGGCCTGGGAAATGCAACGACACATGATATCCATCCGTCCAGCGCCTGGGATATTCTTCAAACTAAATGGCCCGGTAGTGGCTTTATTGCCTATAACAAGAAAACCTCTCATAATATCAAATTATATATTAAGACCTTATAAGTTAAGGTTAGTAAACATATACACCTACAAATAAAAAGTTGGATTTTTCATGAAAATTCTTTTCATAGAACCTCCAAAGGATCAACGGTTTTTTAATGGGCGAATACCACCCACCCCATTGGGTATATTAGAATTAGCAGCCTACATCGAGGCCAAAAATGAAAACATAAAAGTTTTTGAATTGTCAAAGTGTTGACTGGGAAGGACTGGAAAAACACATAGAATCATTCCAACCAGACATGGACATCCCAAGCACTCTAGCAACTTGTAATGCCTATCTAGTCATCAGGACGGTTGAAACAGCAAAGAAAATCGACCCAAAGATAACAACCGTCATTGGAGGGTAAGATTTCACAGCCACGGCCCATGAAACCCTCAAATCATATCTTGAAGTTGATTTTATCATCCGTGGAGAAGGTGAAGAAAACACTCAATGAATTCGTACATGCAATAGAACAAGATAGTCCGGTTTCAAAGGTTAAAGGCCTATCATTCAGATACAATGGGAAAATAATACACAACCCTCCGGGGCCGCTGATCGAAAATCTGGACCAGCTACCCTTTCCAGGGTATCATTTCGTGACAGAGCATATGATATCATTTCAAGATGAATGCTTCAGCCTACCCCACGGCGAACTAATAGTAGGCATAATCTTCGGAACACTCTTAACCATCATCAAAATCTGCCATGCTAAAAAAAATAGACATTGGATACAATAGGCCCCCAAGTATAAATGATAATCATTGGAATACTCATCATACTCGGCGCACTATACAAAATCAACCAAAACCTACACTCCCAAAAAACTTGTAAACTATATAGCAGCACCTCCCCACACACCTTTTAAGGAGCCCCCAAAAACTCAGGATAAACCAGAGAGCGTACATTAACCTTCTCTTGTAGATTCTTGCAGATAGATGCTTACGAAATCGCCTTCCCTGATTTCATAAATTTCAAGCTGATCCTCCGGTATCTTAAGAGCACCATCTGGTGTTAAACGCTCCCAGACAGTCCTTGACACACTCCTAGTTTCCACGTTCCCATCTCGAATCCTAGCATGCCTTACAAGCTTATAATTCACATACTTACCCTCTTCCATCCTAAAAGTTTCCCTGATATCCTCAGGGACTAAGATCGTCCCATCCTCTCTAACCTTCCCAGTTATATACAATCCTATCTCCAAGACACACCCCCCCGTGTGTCCACCACATAGAATAATATTATAGAAAATAATTATTATAAAATTTACCCAGATTGAGGACTGTAAGTATTGTAGTGGG is a genomic window of Methanomassiliicoccales archaeon containing:
- a CDS encoding tRNA (pseudouridine(54)-N(1))-methyltransferase TrmY, giving the protein MRGFLVIGNKATTGPFSLKNIPGAGRMDIMCRCISQAIFLSHSIRESMEVYLLLLGDPNPPRVVKIKSDELKGMSPDERSVAGLIRKALKFKAGK